The stretch of DNA TGGCGGAGGCGGTGCTGCGGGCGGGCTATTCACAAAAGTCGGCGGTGGGGGTGCTGCACCAGGGGCCGTATGTGCAGCACCAGGTGCATCAAAAGGGGGCTCCGGCAGCGGCAATGAGTCAATATGTGCGATCTACCGTGCTGATGGCGATGCAACGAGTCTCTGGACAAAGCCAGGGGACTCGGCGGCAGCAGCCTGGGTTGGAAATGGAGTAGCCCTAGGGTCGGAGCGCAGCGTCGCTCGCCGGGTAGGGCACGGTATCAAGATTTTTTATTGGAGTGTAGGTATCATGCTTGCATTTGCGAATAAGCACACGGCATCGGAGCAGCTAAACCTGAGCTACTCGACGCTGAAGAAGTATCGGTTGGCGGGCGACTGGATTGAGGGCATCCACTGGGTGCGGATTAACAGCCGCTGTGTGCGCTACAACCTGGAGCTGATTCGGGATTGGCTGCACAATCGGGATAACCCGAAGGCCCACATGCGGGCGATCGAGGTCTACCGGCAGGGGCTATTGAGCTACTCCAAAAAGCAGAGAGCCAAGAAATAGATTGTGGCTCGTAAGTACCGCTTCGTGCCAAATGGAGTTGCGAAGCGGAAATCTTGCTCATTGGAGCTGATTACGCTTCTGGTTTAGGCGCTCTTGTAGTTGGCCAAATACGTTTTCGGCATCTACCACTTCCCCGCGATCGGCGGCCTCGATGCCGATGTTGACTTCATCGCGCAGGGCCTGGTAGCGGCCTTGGTAGGTCTGCTCAATGTCTTGCAGGAGTTTGATGCCTGTCAGGAACACCTCACGAGCAGAGGCATACTGGCCGCTGCTGACTTTTGCCTGAATGTACTGCTCAACCTCTGGCGTTAGGGCGATTTCCATAGGTTTGCCTTGCGTCCTGGAGATCTGCATACCTTATTTTATGGCCTGTACCTGTCGAGACAGCAGGGGCGGCAGGTGGTGCAGCGGCGGTAGGCTAAGATCAAACTCAACGGCGGCCTTGCATTGAGGAAGTTTTGTACCATGGCACTCTCTACTTCGCTAGCCCTACAGACCGATACCTGGGTCAAGGCCACCTGGGAGGATTTCGTTGCCACCATGGACACCGCTCCCTACGACGAAGGCCGAGGCTATTTCGATAACGGCTACATGAGGGTTGAGATGGCTGCTTTGGGTGGTGGGCATGCGCGGCAAAACAGTGTGGTCTCTAAGGTGGTTAGTCTCTTTGGCATGGTGCGATCGGTGCGACTGGCCGAGTTTACTAACGGCAGCTTCCACAAAACTGGAGAGCGGGGCTGCCAGCCCGATGTCGCCTTCTACATTGGGCCAGACTTTCGGCTGCCACCCCAAGACAACTCCCCTATTGATATCAATGTCTACGGCCCGCCGACCCTGGCGATTGAGATTGGCGGCAGCTCGTTCAAAGACGATCTGGGGGCCAAGCGACTGCTCTATGAGCGACTGGGGGTTAGCGAATACTGGGTGGTGAATGTGGCAGAGCAGCAGGTGATTGCCTTTGCTGTGGCTGAGGGGGGGAGCCGACAAATTCGAGTTTCGGGGGTGCTGCCAGGGCTGGAGATGTCGTTGATTGAAGAGGCGCTGCATCGCTCTCAGGCCGAAGACGACACCACCCTTATGGGCTGGCTGATGAAGGCTTTGACTTAAATCTGGTGAGTGTTTTCTGTTGAGAAGCTGTAAGTCAGGCTGGTCTACAATATAGGCTCAACCTTGTTCTGTCGGGGCTTTGCCAATGGTTTCTGCCCAAGTACACCATCGCCTCACGCCGCAAGAGTACTTTGAGTGGGAAGCCCAGCAAGAGCTGCGGTACGAGTATTTTGATGGCGAAGTTTTTGCCATGGCTGGGGGCTCGCTGCCCCATGCTGATATTGCTCTGAATGTGGCCAGTCTTTTAAAGGCGCAGTTGCAGGGGCGCTGCAAGGTGCGAAACTCTGATGCGAAGGTCGGCATTACGGAGGATGGCCCGTTTGTTTACCCGGATGTGAGTGTGAGTTGTGACGAGCGCGACCGCACAGCGCAAAAGTTTTCTCGATATCCTTGCTTGATTGTGGAGGTAGTCTCGCCGGGGACAGAAGCCTATGACCGGGGTGGAAAGTTTACGCTCTACCGTCGGTTAGACAGTCTGAAGGAGTATGTTTTGGTCGGCTCTGAGGCTAAAACAGTGGAGGTGTTTCGTCGTAATATTGATGGAAGTTGGGCTTTTATTCCCTATGGATCAAGTGAAATTATTGAGTTAGTCAGTCTGGGAATAATGGTGCCGATGGAGTCGATTTATGAAGATGTGGTGTTAGACCAAGACGCTAGTGAAGCTGAAGTCTGATCCATTATACATTACACGTAAACCCAGAATTTTTTGGCTGGTCCGAAGCAACTATTATGGCCGAGGTGCTGCCTCTAAAGAGGAATCAATGGCACCCAGAGCTAGCAAGGAAGCCCGTTGGGCTTTAGTTAGACCTTGTGCCCCGGTAATGTTGGTGCCTTCATAGGGTCGAGGAATGCGCCAGACTGCCAGACATTGGCCTGTTCTCACCTGCCACAGCCGGATAGTTGCATCATCGCCACCCGTCGCCAGCCACTGCCCATCGGGGCTAAACACTACCGAGCTGACCCAGTTGGTATGGCCTGTGAAGGTCTTGTGGCATTGGCCTGTGCTCACCTCCCATAGCCGGATAGTCGCATCACTGCTGCCCGAAGCTAGCCATTGTCCATTAGGGCTAAACACCACTGATCTAACCCAGTTGGTATGGTCTGTGAAGGTCTTGTGGCATTGGCCTGTGCTCACCTCCCATAGCCGGATAGTCGCATCACTGCTGCCCGAAGCTAGCCATTGCCCATCGGGGCTAAATACCACCGAGCTGACCCAGTTGGTATGGCCTGTGAAAGTCTTGTGGCATTGACCTGTGCTCACCTCCCACA from Leptolyngbya sp. KIOST-1 encodes:
- a CDS encoding type II toxin-antitoxin system ParD family antitoxin produces the protein MEIALTPEVEQYIQAKVSSGQYASAREVFLTGIKLLQDIEQTYQGRYQALRDEVNIGIEAADRGEVVDAENVFGQLQERLNQKRNQLQ
- a CDS encoding Uma2 family endonuclease — its product is MALSTSLALQTDTWVKATWEDFVATMDTAPYDEGRGYFDNGYMRVEMAALGGGHARQNSVVSKVVSLFGMVRSVRLAEFTNGSFHKTGERGCQPDVAFYIGPDFRLPPQDNSPIDINVYGPPTLAIEIGGSSFKDDLGAKRLLYERLGVSEYWVVNVAEQQVIAFAVAEGGSRQIRVSGVLPGLEMSLIEEALHRSQAEDDTTLMGWLMKALT
- a CDS encoding Uma2 family endonuclease, with the translated sequence MVSAQVHHRLTPQEYFEWEAQQELRYEYFDGEVFAMAGGSLPHADIALNVASLLKAQLQGRCKVRNSDAKVGITEDGPFVYPDVSVSCDERDRTAQKFSRYPCLIVEVVSPGTEAYDRGGKFTLYRRLDSLKEYVLVGSEAKTVEVFRRNIDGSWAFIPYGSSEIIELVSLGIMVPMESIYEDVVLDQDASEAEV